GTAGCCAGACGGGGTTTTATTCGTCGCTTCTGGGGAAGTTCGAGGGAAACAGCGATTGACGCTGTCGACTGTCGGGATGGGGATCCGGTCGGTGGGCACGTGCCGCCCGAAGGCTTAACATAGCGGGCAGCGTGGTGAAAGTGAAATGGCGGACGACGACATGCTCTCGTGGGACGAATCGGTATTCCGCGACGAGCACGTCCTCGAACTCGATTACGTGCCGGAGGCGTTTCTCCATCGTGACGAGCAGATGGAGACGCTGAAGTACGCCCTCCGGCCGGCGGTTCGGGGCTCGCGCCCGCTCAATGTGATGGCCAGGGGACCGCCGGGAACCGGGAAGACGACGGCGGTCCAGAAGCTGTTCGGCGAGTTGGGAAGCGTCGGTGATATCGAGGTCGTTCAGGTGAACTGTCAGGTGGACTCGACCCGGTATGCGATCTTTTCGCGACTGTTCGAGGGGCTCTTCGAGTACGAGCCGCCGGCGTCGGGCATTTCGTTCAAGAAGCTCTTCGGACAGATCACGGACCGGCTAGTGGAGGAAGACGAGGTGTTGGTCGTCGCGCTGGACGACGTGAACTACCTCTTTTATGAAGGCGAAGCCTCGGACACCCTCTACTCGCTGTTGCGGGCCCACGAGGCTCACTCGGGGGCGAAAGTCGGCGTCATCGTCGTGTCGTCCGATCTCGATTTGGACGTCATCGAGGAGCTCGACACCAGGGTACAATCGGTGTTCCGGCCCGAAGAAGTGTATTTTTCGGCCTACGGGGAACGGGAGGTCGTCGAGATTCTCACCGAGCGAGTCGACCGCGGCTTCCGCGAGGGAGCCGTCGGGACGCGCGTTCTCGATCGAGTCGCCGGGTACACTTCCGACAGCGGTGGGGACCTCCGGGTCGGGATCGACCTCCTCCGGCGGGCCGGGTTGAACGCCGAGATGCGGGGATCGACGGCGGTCGACGTAGAGGACGTCGATTCGGCCTACGAGACGGCCAAATACGTCCACCTCTCGAGACACCTCCGCGGGCTCTCGGAATCCGAGTCGGCGCTGGTTCGAGTGCTCGCGGACCACGACGGCGAGCAGGCTGGGGATGTCTACGAGGCGTTCAGCGGCGTTACGGACCTCGGCTACACGCGATACTCCGAGATCGTGAACAAACTCGAACAGTTGGGACTCATCGAGACGGAGTACACCGAGGTCGACGGTCGGGGACGGTCGCGAGCGTTGTCGCTGTCGTACGATGCCGACGCCGTGCTAGATCGGTTGGAAGAGTAGTCGGTTCGTGACCGAA
The genomic region above belongs to Natronomonas moolapensis 8.8.11 and contains:
- a CDS encoding ORC1-type DNA replication protein; the protein is MADDDMLSWDESVFRDEHVLELDYVPEAFLHRDEQMETLKYALRPAVRGSRPLNVMARGPPGTGKTTAVQKLFGELGSVGDIEVVQVNCQVDSTRYAIFSRLFEGLFEYEPPASGISFKKLFGQITDRLVEEDEVLVVALDDVNYLFYEGEASDTLYSLLRAHEAHSGAKVGVIVVSSDLDLDVIEELDTRVQSVFRPEEVYFSAYGEREVVEILTERVDRGFREGAVGTRVLDRVAGYTSDSGGDLRVGIDLLRRAGLNAEMRGSTAVDVEDVDSAYETAKYVHLSRHLRGLSESESALVRVLADHDGEQAGDVYEAFSGVTDLGYTRYSEIVNKLEQLGLIETEYTEVDGRGRSRALSLSYDADAVLDRLEE